A part of Streptomyces sp. NBC_01235 genomic DNA contains:
- a CDS encoding STAS domain-containing protein — protein MATHRTTSTPYRAHHTVGGATVVTLRGEIDLLTAPALTARLDALTAGPRPDLVLDLRPVSFMDCAGLAVLCLALKRARARHGRLRLVTDSVRFLRILRCTGLTGTFDIHSRWPEDLAGGPVAESVSASVG, from the coding sequence ATGGCCACTCACCGCACGACGTCCACGCCGTACCGAGCGCATCACACCGTCGGTGGCGCGACCGTCGTGACCCTGCGGGGCGAGATCGACCTCCTGACGGCGCCCGCGCTCACGGCACGCCTGGACGCGCTGACCGCCGGTCCGCGCCCCGACCTGGTGCTCGACCTGCGTCCCGTGTCCTTCATGGACTGCGCCGGGCTGGCCGTGCTGTGCCTGGCGTTGAAGCGGGCGAGGGCCCGGCACGGCCGGCTGCGACTGGTCACGGACAGCGTCCGATTCCTGCGGATCCTGCGCTGCACGGGCCTGACCGGCACCTTCGACATCCACTCCCGGTGGCCCGAGGACCTGGCCGGTGGGCCGGTCGCGGAGTCCGTCTCCGCCTCGGTCGGCTGA
- a CDS encoding zinc-dependent alcohol dehydrogenase family protein has product MKGFVFHGPGQSAWEDVPDPAIKEPTDAIVRVGAVTICGTDLHILKGDVPEVRPGTVLGHEAVGEIVEIGSDVRTVRPGDRVLVSCISACGRCRYCREGSYGQCRGGGGWILGHLIDGTQAEYVRVPYADLSVHALPSAVESKDAVLLADIFPTSYEVGVLNGHVRPGDTVAVVGAGPIGLAAIATARLFAPERIVAVDLAASRLEAAKRLGADAVADAAEAPEQLVDDLTDGLGADVVIEAVGVPESFEMCTRMVRPGGHVANVGVHGKPAILHLEDLWIKNVTITTGLVDTHSTPTLLRMAAAGRLPTAQLVTHTFPLDRMEEAYDVFARAADTGALKVVLGGQSHEEVAVRAA; this is encoded by the coding sequence ATGAAAGGCTTCGTCTTCCACGGCCCCGGGCAGTCCGCCTGGGAGGATGTCCCGGACCCTGCCATCAAGGAACCCACCGACGCCATCGTGCGGGTCGGTGCCGTCACCATCTGCGGTACGGACCTGCACATCCTCAAGGGCGACGTGCCCGAGGTGCGCCCGGGCACGGTCCTGGGTCACGAGGCCGTCGGCGAGATCGTGGAGATCGGCAGCGACGTCCGGACCGTACGTCCGGGCGACCGCGTGCTGGTCTCCTGCATCAGCGCCTGCGGCCGCTGCCGCTACTGCCGCGAGGGCAGCTACGGCCAGTGCCGCGGCGGCGGGGGCTGGATCCTCGGCCACCTGATCGACGGGACCCAGGCCGAGTACGTCCGCGTCCCCTACGCCGACCTGTCCGTGCACGCCCTGCCCAGCGCGGTGGAGAGCAAGGACGCCGTCCTGCTGGCGGACATCTTCCCGACCTCCTACGAGGTGGGCGTGCTCAACGGGCACGTTCGTCCGGGCGACACCGTCGCCGTCGTCGGGGCCGGCCCCATCGGCCTCGCGGCCATCGCCACGGCGCGCCTGTTCGCCCCCGAGCGGATCGTCGCCGTCGACCTCGCCGCGTCCCGCTTGGAGGCCGCCAAGCGGCTCGGCGCCGATGCCGTGGCCGACGCCGCCGAGGCCCCCGAGCAGCTGGTCGATGATCTCACCGACGGACTCGGCGCGGACGTGGTCATCGAGGCGGTCGGTGTGCCGGAGAGCTTCGAGATGTGCACCCGTATGGTGCGGCCCGGTGGCCATGTGGCCAACGTCGGCGTGCACGGCAAGCCGGCGATCCTGCACCTCGAAGACCTGTGGATCAAGAACGTGACCATCACCACCGGTCTGGTGGACACCCACTCCACACCCACCCTGCTGCGCATGGCCGCGGCCGGCCGGCTGCCCACCGCACAGCTGGTCACCCACACCTTCCCGCTGGATCGCATGGAGGAGGCGTACGACGTCTTCGCCCGGGCCGCCGACACCGGCGCCCTCAAGGTGGTGCTCGGCGGGCAGTCGCACGAGGAGGTCGCCGTCCGGGCGGCCTGA
- a CDS encoding helix-turn-helix domain-containing protein: protein MTEQTHAHATDGAPSGDLGRRLAARRVQLGLTREETAARAGMAPSYLAHLEQHPEARPGRGALLTLAAVLETTVSALTGGDADLPPGPGRAGRVPEFTELSRTECARLLSSHGVGRLAVSTAFGPVIVPVNYSVVDGAIVFRTAPGATPSLASGSPVAFEVDRIDDMFSQGWSVLVRGHARAVTDLGEEQRLAKAAYSGPWTGGRRDVWIRIEPYAVTGRRIAV, encoded by the coding sequence ATGACCGAACAGACGCATGCGCACGCGACGGACGGCGCGCCCTCGGGCGACCTGGGCCGCCGACTTGCCGCACGCCGTGTGCAACTGGGGCTGACACGAGAGGAGACGGCCGCTCGAGCGGGCATGGCCCCGAGCTATCTGGCGCACCTGGAGCAGCATCCTGAGGCCAGGCCGGGCCGGGGTGCGCTGCTCACGCTGGCGGCGGTGCTGGAGACCACGGTCTCGGCGCTCACCGGAGGCGACGCCGATCTGCCCCCTGGTCCTGGACGAGCCGGGCGTGTCCCCGAGTTCACCGAGCTGAGCAGGACCGAATGCGCTCGGCTGCTGTCGTCGCACGGGGTGGGAAGGCTCGCCGTGTCCACGGCTTTCGGGCCGGTGATCGTGCCCGTCAACTACAGCGTCGTCGACGGCGCGATCGTCTTCAGGACCGCCCCCGGCGCGACGCCGTCCCTGGCGTCCGGCAGCCCGGTCGCCTTCGAGGTCGACCGCATCGACGACATGTTCAGCCAGGGCTGGAGCGTCCTGGTGCGCGGCCACGCGCGCGCGGTGACGGACCTCGGCGAGGAGCAACGGCTCGCGAAAGCGGCGTACAGCGGGCCGTGGACCGGAGGCCGGCGCGATGTCTGGATACGCATCGAACCGTATGCCGTCACGGGACGTCGCATCGCGGTCTGA
- a CDS encoding pyridoxamine 5'-phosphate oxidase family protein: MDADDGFRGLDRKECLRLLAGVPVGRIVYTWHALPAVLPVNFCLDDDGAVLVRTSASSELVGAIDAAVVAFEADEVDAATHSGWNVVVMGTAMLVTDPAEHARLLRTGPRSWAPAPQEVFVRIDPELVTGRELVGGHTRCTVRLPS; this comes from the coding sequence ATGGACGCCGACGACGGATTCCGCGGACTCGACCGGAAGGAGTGCCTGCGCCTGCTGGCCGGGGTGCCTGTCGGGCGCATCGTGTACACATGGCACGCGCTGCCCGCCGTTCTGCCGGTCAACTTCTGCCTGGACGATGACGGCGCGGTACTGGTGCGCACCTCGGCCTCCTCGGAACTGGTGGGCGCTATCGACGCAGCGGTGGTCGCCTTCGAGGCCGACGAGGTCGACGCCGCCACCCACTCCGGCTGGAACGTCGTGGTCATGGGAACGGCCATGCTCGTGACCGACCCCGCCGAGCACGCACGGCTGCTGCGGACCGGGCCGCGTTCCTGGGCGCCGGCACCGCAGGAGGTCTTCGTGCGCATCGACCCGGAGCTGGTCACCGGGCGTGAACTCGTCGGCGGACACACCCGGTGCACAGTGCGCCTGCCCTCCTGA
- a CDS encoding universal stress protein, whose product MTLHHVVVGVDGSLISVRALDWAAAEAVRHGVALRVLYAVPDRDEAAPVLDHAVSRTQVRHPGLRVESVAAEGGAVRALVRASADADLTVVGTRGLGALTGPAFGSVSLRLAALTQGPLLVVRGDHPCDDGRDVLLGLADDTDVRAAAYAFQEAERRGATLRVLHSWSHRHLTPELPSPVPARSPGQERLARKARAEEAVPRYALTRLRDRHPGVTVVTHTVRAAPADELAAATQEAAVVVIGAHRRTNVLGPRLGPVAHTLVHRAHCPVVVVPHG is encoded by the coding sequence ATGACCCTGCATCACGTAGTCGTCGGAGTGGACGGCTCTTTGATCTCCGTGCGGGCGCTGGACTGGGCCGCGGCCGAGGCCGTACGCCACGGCGTAGCTCTGCGCGTGCTGTACGCGGTCCCCGACCGTGACGAGGCCGCACCGGTCCTCGACCACGCCGTGTCGCGCACACAGGTACGGCATCCGGGGCTGCGCGTGGAGAGCGTCGCGGCGGAGGGCGGTGCGGTGCGTGCGTTGGTGCGCGCGAGCGCGGACGCGGATCTCACCGTCGTGGGAACACGCGGCTTGGGCGCGTTGACCGGACCGGCGTTCGGCTCGGTGAGTCTGAGGCTGGCCGCGCTCACGCAAGGACCGCTTCTGGTCGTCCGGGGGGACCACCCGTGCGACGACGGCCGGGACGTACTGCTCGGCCTGGCGGACGACACGGACGTGCGGGCGGCGGCGTACGCCTTCCAGGAGGCCGAACGGCGCGGTGCGACGCTCCGCGTCCTGCATTCCTGGAGCCATCGCCACCTCACCCCCGAACTTCCCTCCCCCGTGCCGGCGCGCAGTCCGGGTCAGGAACGGCTGGCACGCAAGGCCCGGGCCGAGGAGGCCGTACCCCGCTACGCCCTCACGCGCCTGCGGGACCGGCATCCCGGTGTCACGGTGGTGACGCACACGGTCCGCGCCGCTCCCGCGGACGAGCTGGCGGCAGCGACCCAGGAGGCCGCGGTGGTCGTCATCGGCGCCCACCGCCGCACGAACGTGCTCGGCCCGCGCCTGGGGCCGGTCGCCCACACCCTGGTGCACCGGGCGCACTGCCCGGTGGTCGTCGTGCCCCACGGATGA
- a CDS encoding pyridoxamine 5'-phosphate oxidase family protein has product MADDPSNTSETPRSIELDGVEALRLLGSVSLGRIVFTQHALPTVRPVNHVLVDGDIVIRTHGDAALTRYTRQTGGQGAVVAYEADDIDPDTHLGWSVVVTGYARLVTEARELARYRALLRPWVSERMDHAVRISPDLITGVRLVAHDPAPSA; this is encoded by the coding sequence ATGGCCGACGACCCGTCGAACACCTCGGAAACACCCAGGAGCATCGAGCTGGACGGCGTCGAGGCGCTACGGCTCCTGGGCAGCGTGTCGCTGGGGCGGATCGTGTTCACCCAGCACGCGCTGCCGACCGTCCGCCCCGTCAACCACGTGCTGGTCGACGGCGACATCGTCATCCGCACCCACGGTGACGCCGCGCTGACCCGGTACACCCGGCAGACCGGGGGTCAGGGGGCCGTCGTCGCCTACGAGGCCGACGACATCGACCCCGACACCCACCTCGGCTGGAGCGTGGTCGTCACGGGCTATGCGCGGCTGGTCACCGAAGCGCGGGAACTGGCCCGCTATCGGGCCTTGTTGCGTCCGTGGGTGTCGGAGCGGATGGATCACGCCGTCCGCATCAGCCCCGATCTGATCACCGGGGTTCGCCTCGTGGCCCACGATCCGGCCCCGTCGGCCTGA
- a CDS encoding oleate hydratase yields the protein MAKAYLVGSGIAALAAATFLIRDGGFEGSDIHLFEEQRTLGGSLDAGGTPDAGYTMRGGRMFEAEFRCTYDLLSGIPTLDDPAVSVTEEILAGHEDFAWDDIARLVDGDGKIVDTSSMGFSERDRLELVRCLATPEGHLDGKRITDCFGEHFFTTNFWFMWCTTFAFQPWHSAIEFRRYLRRFIHLFSEFASMSGIHRTRYNQYDSIVRPLTAWLRERGVTVHTGCRVTDLGFTPGVRSGTVETLQLSRDGHDEKITVAPEDLVFVTNGSMTDASSLGTHTCAPPPAPQRSDAWLLWHRLARGRENFGNPGVFDKRVKESRWESFTVTTKDPAFLKALEEFSGRPTGKGGLMTFTESNWLLSIVANRQPVYRDQPEDVGVWWGYGLFPGRAGNHTPKPMTMCTGREILEEVLHHLPFDEPTAARILQTSTVVPCVMPYITSQFLARRRDDRPRVVPEGSVNLAFVGQFAEVPDDVVFTVEYSVRTAWAAVAQLLKLDKRPPEVYKGHHDPHVLAAALETMHR from the coding sequence ATGGCGAAGGCATATCTGGTGGGCAGCGGGATCGCGGCACTGGCCGCGGCGACGTTCCTGATCCGCGACGGCGGCTTCGAGGGCTCCGACATCCACCTCTTCGAGGAACAGCGGACCCTCGGCGGCAGCCTGGACGCGGGAGGCACGCCGGACGCCGGCTACACCATGCGCGGGGGGCGGATGTTCGAGGCCGAGTTCCGCTGCACGTACGACCTGCTGTCCGGCATACCCACCCTCGACGACCCCGCCGTCTCCGTGACCGAGGAGATCCTGGCGGGACACGAGGACTTCGCCTGGGACGACATCGCCCGGCTCGTCGACGGGGACGGCAAGATCGTCGACACGTCCTCCATGGGCTTCTCCGAGCGCGACCGGCTGGAGCTGGTCCGCTGCCTGGCCACCCCCGAGGGGCACCTGGACGGCAAGCGGATCACCGACTGCTTCGGCGAACACTTCTTCACCACCAACTTCTGGTTCATGTGGTGCACCACGTTCGCCTTCCAGCCCTGGCACAGCGCGATCGAGTTCCGCCGCTACCTCAGGCGCTTCATCCACCTGTTCTCCGAGTTCGCCTCCATGTCGGGCATCCACCGGACCCGCTACAACCAGTACGACTCCATCGTGCGGCCGCTGACGGCCTGGCTGCGCGAGCGCGGCGTCACCGTCCACACCGGCTGCCGTGTCACCGACCTCGGGTTCACCCCGGGCGTCCGCAGCGGCACGGTCGAGACCCTCCAGCTGAGCAGGGACGGCCACGACGAGAAGATCACCGTCGCGCCCGAGGACCTGGTGTTCGTCACCAACGGCTCCATGACCGACGCCTCCAGCCTCGGCACGCACACCTGCGCACCCCCGCCGGCTCCGCAGCGCTCGGACGCCTGGCTGCTGTGGCACCGGCTGGCCCGCGGACGCGAGAACTTCGGCAACCCGGGCGTCTTCGACAAGCGCGTCAAGGAATCCCGCTGGGAGTCGTTCACGGTCACCACGAAGGACCCCGCCTTCCTGAAGGCGCTGGAGGAGTTCAGCGGCCGTCCGACCGGCAAGGGCGGCCTGATGACCTTCACCGAATCCAACTGGCTGCTCAGCATCGTCGCCAACCGGCAGCCCGTCTACCGCGACCAGCCCGAGGATGTCGGGGTCTGGTGGGGCTACGGCCTGTTCCCCGGCCGGGCCGGCAACCACACGCCCAAGCCGATGACGATGTGCACCGGCCGGGAGATCCTCGAAGAGGTCCTGCACCATCTCCCGTTCGACGAGCCGACGGCGGCCCGGATCCTTCAGACCTCCACCGTCGTGCCCTGTGTGATGCCGTACATCACCAGCCAGTTCCTGGCCCGTCGCCGCGACGACCGGCCCCGGGTCGTGCCCGAGGGATCGGTGAACCTCGCCTTCGTCGGACAGTTCGCGGAGGTGCCCGACGACGTCGTCTTCACCGTCGAGTACTCCGTACGCACCGCCTGGGCGGCGGTGGCGCAGCTGCTGAAGCTGGACAAGCGGCCACCGGAGGTCTACAAGGGCCACCACGATCCCCACGTGCTGGCCGCCGCTCTGGAGACCATGCACCGGTAG
- a CDS encoding globin domain-containing protein — protein sequence MLSAESAALVRATLPAVAGALDEITTRFYATMFHDRPELLDGMFNRGNQASGAQRRALAGSIAGFAGALLENPEARPDALLSRIAHKHAAVGVTDDQYTIVHKYLFGAIAEVLGDAVTPEVAAAWDEVYWLMAGALISREALLYQDAGVQPGGIWRPWTVVERRAETPDVVSLVLRPADGEPAPRARAGQYVSVRVALADGTHQLRQYSLSSDPGGELRRITVKRVTGAADAPDGEVSTLLHEHVGEGDELLLSAPFGDVFLDEPADTAAPLVLVSGGIGCTPMTGILAHLAAVGSTRPVLVLHADRSPGDHALRADTRELIAQLPGARAVFWYERPGSEEPDARTGLMDLSGSELPDGATVFLCGPLPFMREVRGQLLSAGVPARHIRYEVFGPDLWLPDTAA from the coding sequence ATGCTGTCCGCAGAATCCGCCGCACTCGTCCGAGCCACCCTGCCCGCCGTGGCCGGAGCCCTCGACGAGATCACCACCCGCTTCTACGCCACGATGTTCCACGACCGGCCGGAACTGCTCGACGGGATGTTCAACCGCGGCAACCAGGCCAGCGGCGCCCAGCGCCGCGCCCTCGCCGGGTCGATCGCCGGATTCGCCGGCGCGCTGCTGGAGAATCCCGAGGCCCGGCCGGACGCGCTGCTGTCCCGCATAGCCCACAAGCACGCCGCCGTCGGTGTCACCGACGACCAGTACACGATCGTGCACAAGTACCTCTTCGGCGCGATCGCCGAGGTCCTCGGCGACGCGGTCACCCCGGAGGTGGCGGCCGCCTGGGACGAGGTCTACTGGCTGATGGCCGGCGCCCTGATCAGCCGGGAGGCCCTCCTCTACCAGGACGCGGGCGTTCAGCCCGGCGGGATCTGGCGGCCCTGGACGGTCGTCGAACGCCGTGCCGAGACGCCCGACGTGGTGTCCCTCGTGCTCCGCCCGGCGGACGGCGAACCGGCGCCGCGGGCCCGCGCGGGCCAGTACGTGAGCGTCCGCGTGGCCCTGGCCGACGGCACGCACCAGCTGCGCCAGTACAGCCTGTCCTCGGACCCGGGCGGAGAGCTGCGGCGGATCACCGTGAAGCGGGTCACGGGTGCCGCCGACGCGCCGGACGGCGAGGTCTCCACGCTGCTGCACGAGCACGTGGGCGAGGGGGACGAGCTGCTGCTGTCGGCGCCGTTCGGCGACGTCTTCCTCGACGAACCGGCGGACACCGCCGCGCCGCTCGTGCTGGTCTCGGGGGGCATCGGCTGCACCCCGATGACCGGCATCCTGGCGCACCTCGCCGCCGTCGGCTCGACCCGCCCGGTCCTGGTCCTGCACGCCGACCGCTCCCCCGGCGACCACGCCCTGCGCGCCGACACACGCGAGCTCATTGCGCAACTGCCGGGCGCCCGCGCCGTGTTCTGGTACGAGCGTCCCGGATCGGAGGAACCGGACGCCCGCACCGGCCTGATGGACCTGAGCGGATCCGAGCTCCCCGACGGCGCCACGGTGTTCCTGTGCGGCCCGCTGCCCTTCATGCGGGAGGTGCGCGGACAGCTGCTGAGCGCCGGGGTTCCCGCGCGACACATCCGCTACGAGGTCTTCGGCCCCGACCTGTGGCTGCCCGACACCGCGGCCTGA